From Actinoplanes oblitus, a single genomic window includes:
- a CDS encoding sensor histidine kinase — MRKRGRDRRRPPGGRRADGCAFPGEPAEAPRDQAGPPWRRRIRDAHNGMPQSPVVITAVANFVGLNNIIAHGGLYRPWDSLTTLMLLAGPVALLWRRRFPVLVFTVASAATILFATHAMPHAAYAAAPALALFGIARQGRRQAALIGGVTAWAVWVGVTVGLSGPLGLNPGVRPVAGQTCLAAIGLGLMILLGGAARIRADNYAEQARTRAEQARALQEQQRRQASEERLRIARELHDVLGHHLSLINVQAGVGLHLMDQRPEQAREALTAIKSASAEALREVRSVLGVLRTEGEAAPRQPALGLNRLAELTAAAGIPVRTTITGEPRELPAEVDRAAYRIVQEALTNVRRHHAGPQPEADVAVGYLPAALYLSIRNDGPVTAEPPVPPAEGGEKGSGITGMRARAESLGGRLEAGCPPTGGFLVTVILPTGRPATPPAPDEPPPAGEPGPDEPGDSAASGDRVTSEERR, encoded by the coding sequence ATGAGGAAACGCGGCCGGGACCGGCGGCGGCCGCCGGGCGGCCGCCGTGCCGACGGTTGCGCGTTCCCCGGTGAGCCGGCCGAGGCCCCGCGCGACCAGGCCGGGCCGCCCTGGCGCCGGCGCATCCGGGACGCGCACAACGGGATGCCGCAGAGCCCCGTGGTGATCACCGCGGTCGCCAACTTCGTCGGGCTCAACAACATCATCGCCCACGGCGGGCTGTACCGGCCGTGGGACTCGCTCACCACCCTGATGTTGCTGGCCGGCCCGGTGGCGCTGCTCTGGCGCAGGCGTTTCCCGGTCCTGGTCTTCACTGTCGCCTCGGCCGCGACGATCCTCTTCGCCACCCACGCCATGCCGCACGCGGCCTATGCGGCTGCCCCGGCCTTGGCACTGTTCGGCATCGCCCGGCAGGGCCGCCGGCAGGCCGCCCTGATCGGCGGGGTCACCGCCTGGGCGGTCTGGGTCGGCGTCACCGTCGGGCTGTCCGGCCCGCTCGGGCTGAATCCGGGGGTACGCCCGGTGGCCGGCCAGACCTGTCTCGCGGCGATCGGGCTCGGCCTGATGATCCTGCTCGGTGGCGCCGCCCGGATCCGCGCGGACAACTACGCCGAGCAGGCCCGCACCCGGGCGGAGCAGGCCCGCGCCCTGCAGGAGCAGCAGCGCCGGCAGGCCTCCGAGGAGCGGCTGCGGATCGCCCGCGAGCTGCACGACGTGCTCGGCCACCACCTGAGCCTGATCAACGTGCAGGCCGGCGTCGGGCTGCACCTGATGGACCAGCGGCCGGAGCAGGCGCGCGAGGCGCTCACCGCGATCAAGAGCGCGAGCGCCGAGGCGTTGCGCGAGGTGCGCTCGGTGCTCGGCGTGCTGCGCACCGAGGGGGAGGCCGCGCCGCGGCAGCCGGCGCTCGGGCTGAACCGGCTGGCGGAGCTGACCGCGGCGGCCGGCATCCCGGTGCGGACCACGATCACCGGCGAGCCGCGGGAGTTGCCGGCCGAGGTGGACCGGGCGGCTTACCGGATCGTGCAGGAGGCGCTCACCAACGTGCGCCGCCACCACGCCGGGCCGCAGCCCGAGGCGGACGTCGCCGTGGGCTATCTCCCCGCCGCGCTCTACCTGTCGATCCGCAACGACGGGCCGGTGACCGCGGAGCCGCCGGTGCCGCCGGCCGAGGGCGGGGAGAAAGGCAGTGGCATCACCGGCATGCGGGCCAGGGCGGAGAGCCTGGGCGGCCGCCTCGAGGCCGGCTGCCCGCCGACGGGCGGATTCCTGGTCACCGTGATCCTGCCGACCGGCCGGCCGGCCACCCCACCCGCGCCGGACGAGCCGCCACCGGCCGGGGAGCCGGGCCCGGACGAGCCGGGGGACAGCGCTGCCTCCGGTGACCGCGTGACTTCTGAGGAGAGACGATGA
- a CDS encoding response regulator — protein sequence MISVVLADDQALVRAGFRALLDAEPDIRVVGEAADGLQAVTLVRATRPDVVLMDIRMPGVDGLEATRRIAADPVCAETRVVILTTFELDEYVFEALRTGASGFLVKDTEPVELLRGVRAVAAGDALLSPSVTRRVIGEFAGAGAGRRPEPPRALDQLTDREREVMALVAEGLSNDEIAVRLVISPATAKTHVSRTMIKLGARDRAQLVVYAYEAGLIRPGWLA from the coding sequence ATGATCTCGGTGGTGCTGGCCGACGACCAGGCGCTGGTGCGGGCCGGTTTCCGGGCACTGCTCGACGCGGAACCGGACATCCGGGTGGTGGGCGAGGCCGCGGACGGGTTGCAGGCGGTCACCCTGGTGCGGGCCACCCGGCCGGACGTGGTGCTGATGGACATCCGGATGCCCGGCGTGGACGGTCTGGAGGCGACCCGGCGGATCGCCGCCGACCCGGTGTGCGCCGAGACCCGGGTGGTCATCCTGACCACGTTCGAGCTGGACGAGTATGTGTTCGAGGCGTTGCGTACCGGGGCGTCCGGGTTCCTGGTCAAGGACACCGAGCCGGTCGAGCTGCTGCGCGGCGTGCGTGCGGTGGCCGCCGGTGACGCGCTGCTGTCGCCGAGCGTGACCCGCCGGGTGATCGGTGAGTTCGCGGGTGCCGGCGCGGGCCGCCGCCCGGAGCCGCCGCGTGCGCTGGACCAGCTCACCGACCGCGAGCGCGAGGTGATGGCCCTGGTCGCCGAGGGCCTGTCCAACGACGAGATCGCCGTCCGCCTGGTGATCAGTCCCGCCACCGCGAAGACCCATGTCAGCCGCACCATGATCAAGCTGGGCGCGCGGGACCGCGCGCAGCTGGTCGTCTACGCCTACGAGGCCGGCCTCATCCGTCCCGGCTGGCTGGCCTGA
- a CDS encoding NUDIX hydrolase yields MPASEYVRNLRARLGHELIMFPTVSAAVLNDRGELLLHQRSDTGNWSLIAGLMDPGEQPADAVLREVEEETAVQVKIERLAGVVSHDVTYPNGDECQMVNIFFRCRAVGGEARVNDTESLAVAWFPLDALPRLNPFNRRLLELALDDDAPPYFAAPGEGGF; encoded by the coding sequence ATGCCTGCTTCGGAATACGTCCGGAACCTGCGCGCCCGGCTCGGTCACGAGCTGATCATGTTCCCCACGGTCTCCGCCGCCGTCCTGAACGACCGCGGCGAGCTGCTCCTGCACCAGCGCAGCGACACCGGGAACTGGTCCCTGATCGCCGGCCTGATGGACCCGGGCGAGCAGCCGGCCGACGCGGTCCTCCGCGAGGTCGAGGAGGAGACCGCCGTCCAGGTCAAGATCGAGCGCTTGGCCGGTGTGGTGTCCCACGACGTCACCTACCCGAACGGCGACGAGTGCCAGATGGTCAACATCTTCTTCCGCTGCCGCGCGGTCGGTGGCGAAGCCCGCGTCAACGACACCGAGTCCCTGGCCGTCGCCTGGTTCCCCCTCGACGCCCTGCCCCGCCTCAACCCCTTCAACAGGCGTCTCCTGGAGCTGGCCCTCGACGACGACGCCCCGCCGTATTTCGCCGCCCCCGGCGAAGGCGGCTTCTGA
- a CDS encoding GGDEF domain-containing protein, with amino-acid sequence MERTRQRGVAWRLWLAVVAVCALLRCLGQLLGGPFLGYEIPYLFVTCATPLMILAGIRLHRPARPGGWLILALGQATYTAADVVYDFDVWSTGAMAEPTPGDLLYLSSYLLTGAAVLTFIRRRTPGWDFATAVDAIVVALSSGLLTWEFLVEPVAQDSALPLAAKLTEAAYPVLDLMLLFLAVGLVLGSGTRSVALHLLFGYLGTMFAADTLYAAIGLLGGANTTEPFTSGLWVVSLGMIAACALHPAMRDFDARSPVAAPDATRARLTLLTAAVLMVPGLQLGEHLAGENPNVPLTSSACAVMFLLVMARMAGLVAAQRRAADTDALTGARNRRFFEDALATECRRAARAGHGLGLLMIDIDHFKKINDTYGHPAGDLVLRELARRLDAGKRSGTVVARYGGEEFAALVPHVTGTDLPTLAERTRRTIADLPFEATDHDLLTVTASIGAAAVHGPAANPAELLRAADQALYAAKAAGRNRSVVAPTVTTPADAHT; translated from the coding sequence ATGGAACGCACCCGGCAGCGCGGCGTCGCGTGGCGGCTCTGGCTCGCCGTCGTCGCGGTCTGCGCGCTGCTCCGGTGCCTCGGCCAGTTGCTCGGCGGGCCGTTCCTGGGCTACGAGATCCCCTACCTGTTCGTCACCTGCGCCACCCCGCTGATGATCCTGGCCGGGATCCGCCTGCACCGCCCGGCCCGCCCCGGCGGCTGGCTCATCCTCGCCCTGGGCCAGGCCACCTACACCGCCGCCGACGTGGTCTACGACTTCGACGTGTGGAGCACCGGGGCGATGGCCGAGCCGACCCCGGGCGACCTGCTCTACCTGAGCAGCTATCTGCTGACCGGCGCAGCGGTGCTCACCTTCATCCGGCGGCGCACCCCCGGCTGGGACTTCGCCACCGCCGTCGACGCGATCGTCGTGGCGCTCAGTTCCGGCCTGCTGACCTGGGAGTTCCTGGTCGAGCCGGTGGCGCAGGACTCGGCTCTGCCACTCGCGGCGAAACTGACCGAGGCGGCGTACCCGGTCCTCGACCTGATGCTGCTGTTCCTGGCGGTCGGGCTGGTGCTCGGCTCGGGCACCCGCAGCGTCGCGCTCCACCTGCTCTTCGGCTACCTCGGCACGATGTTCGCGGCGGACACCCTGTACGCCGCGATCGGCCTGCTCGGCGGCGCGAACACCACCGAGCCGTTCACCAGCGGCCTGTGGGTCGTCTCGCTCGGCATGATCGCCGCCTGCGCGCTGCATCCGGCGATGCGCGACTTCGACGCGCGCAGCCCGGTGGCCGCGCCGGACGCCACCCGGGCCCGGCTCACCCTGCTCACCGCGGCCGTACTGATGGTGCCCGGCCTGCAGCTGGGCGAGCACCTGGCCGGCGAGAACCCGAACGTGCCGCTCACCAGCAGCGCCTGCGCGGTGATGTTCCTGCTGGTGATGGCTCGGATGGCGGGTTTGGTGGCGGCGCAGCGGCGGGCCGCCGACACGGACGCGCTGACCGGGGCGCGCAACCGGCGCTTCTTCGAGGACGCGCTCGCCACCGAGTGCCGGCGGGCCGCCCGCGCCGGTCACGGCCTCGGCCTGCTCATGATCGACATCGACCACTTCAAGAAGATCAACGATACGTACGGCCATCCGGCCGGCGACCTTGTCCTGCGGGAGCTGGCCCGTCGCCTGGACGCCGGCAAACGCTCCGGCACGGTGGTGGCCCGTTACGGCGGCGAGGAGTTCGCCGCGCTGGTCCCCCACGTCACCGGGACCGACCTGCCCACCCTGGCCGAGCGAACCCGCCGCACCATCGCCGACCTGCCCTTCGAGGCCACCGACCACGACCTGCTCACCGTCACCGCCTCGATCGGCGCGGCCGCCGTCCACGGCCCCGCGGCCAACCCGGCCGAGTTGCTGCGCGCCGCCGACCAGGCCCTCTACGCCGCCAAGGCCGCCGGCCGCAACCGTTCGGTGGTCGCCCCCACCGTCACCACCCCAGCCGACGCCCACACCTGA
- a CDS encoding amylo-alpha-1,6-glucosidase, translated as MCPIRFGPQLCTDTDAGSTREWLVPDGVGGYAMGTVTGLRTRRYHGLLVVAGTTPASRMLGLASLDAVLTLPSGARVRLGCHEWASGVIAPSGHSYLSGFLLIDGIPRWRWRIGDIVVERELAMTTGRPAVAVVHRLIAGGPVRIAVEALCAWRDAHGRQGPALTVTPTADGCVVEDAYRVAGPGFAAAGEWFRDVRYRAEAARGLQDQENLWYAGSFHATLDRPGAIAEISAWADDLEQPPPPAATVVDAARERNRAVVAGAAPDDAALVLAADAFVVRTRTGPDVVAGYPWFGAWSRDTMISYEGLFLATGRFDTGRELLRSYAATLSEGMLANTADTGGVAYNTADGTLWFLHAVDRHVTVTGDTDLAAELRPALTGVIEHHLAGTRYGIRADPADGLLVQGAAGEALTWMDARVDGVPITPRAGKAVDINALWVNGLATLGDTFATVHATARDSFARSFRTLSGQLQDVLGDHTMRPNQLLAWSLPHAPLRPDPAVLARIGAALLTPMGLRSQAPGTPGYHGRHRGGPAERDTAYHTGTVWPWLIGPYLTAWHRLGAPPGGLADVLTDAGLHLSEYGLGSISETADGDAPHAATGCPFQAWSVAENLRVRKL; from the coding sequence GTGTGCCCGATCAGGTTCGGACCGCAGTTGTGTACCGATACGGACGCCGGGTCGACCCGAGAGTGGCTGGTACCCGACGGTGTCGGGGGCTATGCCATGGGCACCGTCACAGGGTTGCGAACACGTCGTTACCACGGGCTGCTGGTAGTGGCGGGTACCACACCGGCGTCCCGGATGCTGGGCCTCGCGTCGCTGGACGCGGTGCTGACCCTGCCGTCCGGCGCCCGGGTGCGGCTCGGCTGCCACGAGTGGGCGAGCGGCGTCATCGCGCCGAGCGGGCATTCCTATCTGTCCGGATTCCTCCTGATAGACGGGATACCCCGGTGGCGGTGGCGGATCGGCGACATCGTCGTCGAGCGGGAGCTGGCGATGACCACCGGGCGCCCGGCGGTCGCGGTGGTCCATCGGCTGATCGCCGGCGGGCCGGTCCGGATCGCCGTCGAGGCGCTCTGCGCCTGGCGGGACGCCCACGGCCGGCAGGGCCCCGCGCTCACCGTCACGCCGACCGCCGACGGCTGCGTCGTCGAGGACGCCTACCGGGTCGCCGGACCGGGTTTCGCCGCGGCCGGCGAGTGGTTCCGCGATGTCCGTTACCGCGCGGAGGCGGCGCGCGGCCTTCAAGATCAAGAGAATTTATGGTACGCCGGGAGCTTCCACGCCACGCTGGACCGCCCCGGGGCGATCGCCGAGATCAGCGCCTGGGCGGACGACCTCGAGCAGCCGCCACCGCCGGCCGCCACCGTGGTGGACGCGGCCCGGGAGCGCAACCGGGCGGTGGTGGCGGGTGCCGCACCGGACGACGCCGCGCTCGTCCTCGCCGCCGACGCGTTCGTGGTCCGGACCCGCACCGGCCCCGACGTGGTGGCCGGCTACCCGTGGTTCGGCGCCTGGTCCCGGGACACGATGATCAGCTACGAGGGCCTATTCCTAGCCACCGGACGCTTCGACACCGGGCGCGAGCTGCTCCGGTCCTACGCCGCGACGCTGTCCGAGGGGATGCTGGCGAACACCGCTGACACCGGCGGCGTGGCGTACAACACCGCCGACGGCACCCTCTGGTTCCTGCACGCCGTCGACCGGCACGTGACGGTCACCGGCGACACCGACCTGGCCGCCGAGCTGCGGCCGGCGCTGACCGGCGTGATCGAGCACCACCTGGCCGGCACCCGCTACGGCATCCGCGCCGACCCGGCCGACGGGCTGCTCGTGCAGGGGGCCGCCGGTGAGGCCCTGACCTGGATGGACGCCCGCGTCGACGGGGTGCCGATCACCCCGCGGGCGGGCAAGGCCGTCGACATCAACGCCCTGTGGGTCAACGGGCTGGCCACGCTCGGCGACACCTTCGCGACGGTGCACGCCACCGCGCGGGACAGTTTCGCCAGGTCCTTCCGTACCCTGTCCGGGCAGTTGCAGGACGTGCTCGGCGATCACACCATGCGGCCCAACCAGCTGCTCGCCTGGTCGCTGCCGCACGCGCCGCTGCGCCCGGATCCGGCGGTGCTGGCCCGGATCGGGGCGGCGCTGCTCACCCCGATGGGGTTGCGCAGTCAGGCGCCCGGGACGCCCGGCTATCACGGGCGGCACCGGGGCGGGCCGGCGGAGCGGGACACGGCGTACCACACCGGAACCGTCTGGCCCTGGCTGATCGGCCCGTACCTGACGGCCTGGCACCGGCTCGGCGCTCCCCCGGGCGGTCTCGCCGACGTGCTCACCGACGCCGGCCTGCACCTGTCCGAGTACGGGCTCGGGTCGATCTCGGAGACCGCCGACGGGGACGCACCGCACGCCGCGACCGGCTGCCCGTTCCAGGCCTGGTCGGTCGCCGAGAACCTGCGGGTCCGAAAACTCTGA
- a CDS encoding MGH1-like glycoside hydrolase domain-containing protein: MVRTDVSERDRLAQADSGEQPWRAWGPYLSERAWGTVREDYSEHGTAWDYFPHDHARSRAYRWNEDGMAGVCDDRQTFCFALALWNGKDPILKERMFGLGGDGGNHGEDAKDYWWYQDSTPTHSWMRWRYHYPQAEFPYDQLVRVNGQRSRTESEYELVDTGVFDHDRFWAVTVDYAKAGPHDMCVAITVSNRGPDRATLHVLPTLWFRNTWAWGLPNRPTPSLTGTPGRIAGRHRSIGHVTLAAEGAPPALVCDNETNAQRLWGLPGRSPYPKDGINDFLICDMPTVNPSGVGTKGALHYELTLEPGETRTLRLRLTQTDDPAGELDLGAGWETVMRDRLAEADAFFAEIIPAAASEEETAVARQGIAGLMWGKQFYHFDVKQWLVGDPGNAPPPPGRRYGRNNGWWHMNSFDVISMPDPWEYPWYAAWDLAFHCVSISRVDPGFAKSQLLLLLREWYMHPNGQIPAYEWSFADVNPPVHAWAALRVFQIDGSRDYDFLAKVMHKLLLNFTWWVNRKDVGGNNVFEGGFLGLDNVGPFDRSAALPVAGVLEQSDGTGWMAMYALNLLDISIILALHDRSYEDMATKFFEHFTYIAEAAYRQGLWDEEDSFFYDVLRLPDGHKVPLKARSIVGLLPLAATTRLTSDTLSRLPEVSARVRWMLHKQTDYGDVISARRLGGADRRRQRLLSMVGQDQLLRILARLLDPEEFLSPYGLRTLSRAHLEKPFTVSLGGSDFTVGYEPAESTSGLFGGNSNWRGPVWMPVNYLLVEALREFAEFYGEDLRVEYPTGAHTKTSLSEVADDLARRLIALFVPDESGRRPIYGATDLFHTHPDWKDLIVFPEYFHGDNGAGLGAWHQTGWSALVVDLILTLHDKRR, from the coding sequence ATGGTGAGAACGGACGTGTCGGAGCGGGATCGGCTGGCCCAGGCCGACTCCGGCGAGCAGCCGTGGCGCGCCTGGGGTCCCTACCTCTCCGAAAGGGCGTGGGGCACGGTCCGGGAGGACTACAGCGAGCACGGGACGGCGTGGGACTACTTCCCGCACGACCACGCGCGGTCCCGGGCGTACCGGTGGAACGAGGACGGCATGGCCGGCGTCTGCGACGACCGGCAGACCTTCTGCTTCGCGCTCGCGCTCTGGAACGGCAAGGACCCGATCCTCAAGGAGCGGATGTTCGGCCTCGGCGGCGACGGCGGCAACCACGGCGAGGACGCCAAGGACTACTGGTGGTACCAGGACTCCACGCCCACCCACTCGTGGATGCGCTGGCGCTATCACTATCCACAAGCCGAGTTTCCGTACGACCAGCTGGTCCGGGTCAACGGCCAGCGGTCCCGCACCGAGAGCGAGTACGAACTCGTCGACACCGGCGTCTTCGACCACGACCGGTTCTGGGCGGTGACCGTCGACTACGCCAAGGCCGGCCCGCACGACATGTGCGTGGCGATCACCGTGTCCAACCGCGGTCCCGACCGGGCCACCCTGCACGTGCTGCCCACCCTCTGGTTCCGCAACACCTGGGCGTGGGGCCTGCCGAACCGGCCGACGCCGTCGCTGACCGGCACCCCGGGCCGGATCGCCGGGCGGCACCGGTCGATCGGGCACGTCACCCTGGCCGCCGAGGGCGCCCCGCCCGCGCTGGTCTGCGACAACGAGACGAACGCGCAGCGGCTGTGGGGGCTGCCCGGGCGCAGCCCGTACCCGAAGGACGGGATCAACGACTTCCTGATCTGCGACATGCCGACGGTCAACCCGAGCGGGGTCGGCACCAAGGGCGCGCTGCACTACGAGCTGACCCTGGAGCCGGGGGAGACCCGGACGCTGCGACTGCGCCTCACCCAGACCGACGACCCGGCCGGCGAGCTCGACCTGGGCGCCGGCTGGGAGACGGTGATGCGCGACCGGCTCGCCGAGGCCGACGCGTTCTTCGCGGAGATCATCCCGGCGGCCGCCTCCGAAGAGGAGACCGCGGTGGCCCGGCAGGGCATCGCCGGGCTGATGTGGGGCAAGCAGTTCTACCACTTCGACGTGAAGCAGTGGCTGGTCGGCGACCCGGGCAACGCGCCGCCGCCACCGGGCCGGCGCTACGGGCGCAACAACGGCTGGTGGCACATGAACAGCTTCGACGTGATCAGCATGCCGGACCCGTGGGAGTACCCCTGGTACGCCGCCTGGGACCTGGCATTCCACTGTGTCAGCATCAGCCGGGTCGATCCGGGCTTCGCCAAGTCCCAGCTGCTCCTGCTGCTGCGCGAGTGGTACATGCACCCGAACGGGCAGATCCCGGCGTACGAGTGGTCGTTCGCCGACGTGAACCCGCCGGTGCACGCCTGGGCCGCGCTGCGCGTCTTCCAGATCGACGGCTCCCGCGACTACGACTTCCTCGCCAAGGTGATGCACAAGCTGCTGCTCAACTTCACCTGGTGGGTCAACCGCAAGGACGTCGGCGGCAACAACGTCTTCGAGGGCGGGTTCCTCGGACTGGACAACGTCGGCCCGTTCGACCGCTCGGCGGCGCTGCCGGTCGCCGGCGTCCTCGAACAGTCCGACGGCACGGGCTGGATGGCGATGTACGCGCTCAACCTGCTCGACATCTCGATCATCCTGGCCCTGCACGACAGGTCCTACGAGGACATGGCGACCAAGTTCTTCGAGCACTTCACGTACATCGCGGAGGCGGCGTACCGGCAGGGGCTGTGGGACGAGGAGGACAGCTTCTTCTACGACGTGCTGCGCCTGCCGGACGGGCACAAGGTGCCGCTCAAGGCCCGCTCGATCGTCGGCCTGCTGCCGCTGGCCGCCACCACCCGGCTCACCTCGGACACGCTGAGCCGGCTGCCCGAGGTGAGCGCCCGGGTCCGCTGGATGCTGCACAAGCAGACCGACTACGGCGACGTGATCAGCGCCCGGCGCCTCGGCGGCGCCGATCGGCGCCGCCAGCGGTTGCTGAGCATGGTCGGCCAGGACCAGCTGTTGCGGATTCTGGCGCGGTTGCTGGACCCCGAGGAGTTCCTTTCCCCGTACGGCCTGCGCACGCTCTCCCGCGCGCACCTGGAGAAACCGTTCACCGTCTCGCTGGGCGGCTCGGACTTCACCGTCGGCTACGAGCCGGCCGAGAGCACCAGCGGCCTGTTCGGCGGCAACTCCAACTGGCGCGGCCCGGTCTGGATGCCGGTCAACTACCTGCTGGTCGAGGCGCTACGGGAGTTCGCCGAGTTCTACGGCGAGGACCTGCGGGTGGAGTACCCGACCGGCGCGCACACCAAGACGTCGCTGTCCGAGGTCGCCGACGACCTGGCCCGGCGGCTGATCGCGCTGTTCGTCCCGGACGAGTCCGGACGCCGGCCGATCTACGGCGCGACCGACCTGTTCCACACCCACCCGGACTGGAAGGACCTGATCGTCTTCCCGGAGTACTTCCACGGGGACAACGGGGCCGGCCTGGGCGCCTGGCACCAGACGGGCTGGAGCGCCCTGGTCGTCGACCTGATCCTCACCCTGCACGACAAGCGCCGCTGA
- a CDS encoding anthranilate synthase family protein, translating into MPFAYLHRDGAEHVEVLTGDVITVETLAGIPLEPGRQVLAAVPYRQIAERGFACVDDGTPLECLLVDSRETRPLSDFPAGELSVTGGRFDLSDDEYGRIVEDVLRDEIGHGEGANFVIHRVFEASVDGDPVEAARAAFGRLLAQEQGTYWTFLVHTGTRTLVGATPERHVSVNDGIVMMNPISGTFRHGSGSLLDFLRDPKEVEELYMVLDEELKMMATVAEHGGQVAGPYLKQMAHLTHTEYLLAGKGSLDVREVLRETMFAPTVTGSPIENACRVIARHERRGRGYYAGVLALLSVDDAGRQSLDAPIMIRTAEITPEGTLRVPVGATLVRHSTAAGEVAETHTKAAGVLAALGAAALPVRDSSAPVPGERELRALAERNAGLARFWLDSRAPGELVTPALAGRSAVIVDGEDTFTAMLAHQLKALGLAVSVVPWSAPVPAADLLVVGPGPGDPEDAGDPKMAAMRGIVRARLASGLPLFAVCLGQELLACELGLSLIRRDSPYQGLARDVDLFGAVRRVGFYSSFAAVAAGPAIDSVHGPVRIARDPADGAVHALRGPAFAGVQFHPESVLSRDGIDVLRQLLPPLFAEVVSPLTNG; encoded by the coding sequence ATGCCCTTCGCTTACCTGCACCGCGACGGCGCCGAGCACGTCGAGGTGCTCACCGGCGACGTGATCACCGTCGAGACACTCGCCGGCATCCCGCTGGAGCCCGGGCGGCAGGTGCTCGCCGCGGTGCCCTACCGGCAGATCGCCGAACGCGGCTTCGCCTGCGTGGACGACGGGACGCCGCTGGAGTGCCTGCTGGTCGACTCGCGGGAGACCCGGCCGCTGAGCGACTTCCCGGCCGGCGAGCTGAGCGTCACCGGCGGGCGCTTCGACCTGAGCGACGACGAGTACGGCCGGATCGTCGAGGACGTGCTGCGCGACGAGATCGGGCACGGCGAGGGCGCGAACTTCGTGATCCACCGGGTGTTCGAGGCGTCCGTCGACGGCGATCCGGTCGAGGCGGCGCGGGCCGCGTTCGGCCGGCTCCTCGCTCAGGAGCAGGGCACCTACTGGACGTTCCTGGTGCACACCGGCACCCGCACGCTGGTCGGGGCCACGCCGGAGCGGCACGTCAGCGTCAACGACGGCATCGTGATGATGAACCCGATCAGCGGCACGTTCCGGCACGGGTCCGGGTCGCTGCTCGACTTCTTGCGCGACCCCAAGGAGGTCGAGGAGCTCTACATGGTCCTCGACGAGGAACTGAAGATGATGGCCACCGTGGCCGAGCACGGCGGGCAGGTGGCCGGGCCGTACCTGAAGCAGATGGCGCATCTGACCCACACCGAGTACCTGCTGGCCGGGAAGGGTTCGCTGGACGTCCGGGAGGTGCTGCGGGAGACCATGTTCGCGCCGACCGTGACCGGCAGCCCGATCGAGAACGCCTGCCGGGTGATCGCCCGCCACGAGCGGCGCGGGCGCGGCTACTACGCCGGGGTGCTGGCGCTGCTCTCGGTCGACGACGCCGGGCGACAGAGCCTGGACGCGCCGATCATGATCCGGACCGCGGAGATCACTCCCGAGGGCACCCTGCGGGTGCCGGTCGGTGCCACGCTGGTGCGGCATTCCACGGCGGCCGGCGAGGTGGCCGAGACCCACACGAAGGCCGCGGGCGTGCTGGCCGCGCTCGGTGCCGCCGCCCTTCCGGTACGCGACTCGTCCGCCCCGGTGCCCGGCGAGCGGGAGTTGCGGGCGCTCGCCGAGCGCAACGCCGGCCTGGCCCGGTTCTGGCTGGACTCCCGGGCGCCCGGCGAGCTCGTGACGCCGGCCCTCGCCGGGCGGTCCGCGGTGATCGTGGACGGCGAGGACACGTTCACCGCGATGCTGGCCCACCAGCTGAAGGCGCTCGGGCTGGCGGTCTCGGTGGTGCCCTGGTCGGCACCGGTGCCGGCGGCGGACCTGCTGGTGGTCGGGCCGGGACCGGGGGACCCGGAGGACGCCGGCGATCCGAAGATGGCGGCGATGCGCGGGATCGTCCGGGCGCGGCTGGCGAGCGGGCTGCCACTGTTCGCCGTCTGCCTGGGCCAGGAGCTGCTCGCGTGCGAGCTGGGGCTGTCGCTGATCCGGCGGGACTCGCCGTACCAGGGGCTGGCCCGGGACGTGGACCTGTTCGGCGCGGTCCGGCGGGTCGGGTTCTACTCCAGCTTCGCCGCGGTCGCCGCCGGCCCGGCAATCGACTCGGTGCACGGGCCGGTGCGGATCGCCCGGGACCCGGCCGACGGGGCGGTGCACGCGCTGCGCGGGCCGGCCTTCGCCGGGGTGCAGTTCCACCCGGAATCCGTGCTCAGCCGGGACGGGATCGACGTGCTCCGGCAACTTCTGCCGCCGTTGTTCGCCGAGGTGGTTAGCCCGCTCACGAACGGGTAG
- a CDS encoding response regulator transcription factor, with product MTTVLVADDDADIRDLVAFKLEQAGLEVITVGDGQAAVEQARIHHPTLAVLDVSMPLLSGIDVCRMLRADPATAGMLIIMLTARVQEQDVEGGFSAGADDYVTKPFSPRELVSRIQALLTRART from the coding sequence GTGACCACGGTCCTGGTGGCCGACGACGATGCCGACATCCGTGACCTGGTGGCCTTCAAGCTGGAGCAGGCCGGACTCGAGGTGATCACGGTCGGCGACGGTCAGGCCGCCGTGGAGCAGGCCCGGATCCACCACCCCACTCTCGCCGTGCTGGACGTTTCGATGCCGCTGCTGTCCGGGATCGACGTGTGCCGGATGCTGCGCGCCGACCCGGCCACCGCCGGCATGCTGATCATCATGCTCACCGCCCGGGTGCAGGAGCAGGACGTCGAGGGCGGCTTCAGCGCCGGCGCGGACGACTACGTGACCAAGCCGTTCAGCCCGCGGGAGCTGGTGTCCCGGATCCAGGCACTGCTCACTCGCGCGCGGACGTGA